One genomic segment of Anguilla anguilla isolate fAngAng1 chromosome 2, fAngAng1.pri, whole genome shotgun sequence includes these proteins:
- the LOC118220044 gene encoding CB1 cannabinoid receptor-interacting protein 1-like isoform X3 has translation MGDVPQLIKIGISLKIQPSNGPVFFKVDGSRFGQNRTIKLLTGSKYKIEVVVKPGAMEATGQYDTEGVVHTKSGERQPVQVSIQFTTAGLFETVWQVKYYNYHKREHCQWGNSFASIEYECKPNETRSLMWINKELFV, from the exons ATGGGCGACGTTCCACAATTGATAAAAATCGGAATTTCTTTGAAAATCCAACCCAGCAACGGCCCGGTATTTTTCAAAGTGGACGGGTCGAGGTTCGGTCAGAACAGGACGATCAAACTGCTGACGGGATCAAAGTACAAAATTGAAGTTGTCGTCAAACCAGGGGCTATGGAGGCTAC CGGACAGTATGACACAGAGGGAGTTGTGCACACCAAAAGCGGGGAGAGGCAACCTGTTCAAGTCAGTATCCAG TTCACTACAGCCGGGCTCTTTGAGACTGTGTGGCAGGTGAAATATTACAACTACCACAAGAGGGAGCACTGCCAATGGGGGAACAGCTTCGCCAGCATCGAGTACGAGTGCAAGCCCAATGAAACGCGGAGCCTGATGTGGATCAACAAGGAATTGTTCGTCTGA
- the LOC118220044 gene encoding CB1 cannabinoid receptor-interacting protein 1-like isoform X1: protein MGDVPQLIKIGISLKIQPSNGPVFFKVDGSRFGQNRTIKLLTGSKYKIEVVVKPGAMEATTMSVGGASFPLEQQSKDPHSVVYSGQYDTEGVVHTKSGERQPVQVSIQFTTAGLFETVWQVKYYNYHKREHCQWGNSFASIEYECKPNETRSLMWINKELFV from the exons ATGGGCGACGTTCCACAATTGATAAAAATCGGAATTTCTTTGAAAATCCAACCCAGCAACGGCCCGGTATTTTTCAAAGTGGACGGGTCGAGGTTCGGTCAGAACAGGACGATCAAACTGCTGACGGGATCAAAGTACAAAATTGAAGTTGTCGTCAAACCAGGGGCTATGGAGGCTAC TACGATGAGCGTAGGTGGCGCGAGCTTCCCTTTGGAACAGCAGTCCAAAGACCCCCATTCTGTGGTTTACAGCGGACAGTATGACACAGAGGGAGTTGTGCACACCAAAAGCGGGGAGAGGCAACCTGTTCAAGTCAGTATCCAG TTCACTACAGCCGGGCTCTTTGAGACTGTGTGGCAGGTGAAATATTACAACTACCACAAGAGGGAGCACTGCCAATGGGGGAACAGCTTCGCCAGCATCGAGTACGAGTGCAAGCCCAATGAAACGCGGAGCCTGATGTGGATCAACAAGGAATTGTTCGTCTGA
- the LOC118220044 gene encoding CB1 cannabinoid receptor-interacting protein 1-like isoform X2: MGDVPQLIKIGISLKIQPSNGPVFFKVDGSRFGQNRTIKLLTGSKYKIEVVVKPGAMEATTMSVGGASFPLEQQSKDPHSVVYSGQYDTEGVVHTKSGERQPVQFTTAGLFETVWQVKYYNYHKREHCQWGNSFASIEYECKPNETRSLMWINKELFV, encoded by the exons ATGGGCGACGTTCCACAATTGATAAAAATCGGAATTTCTTTGAAAATCCAACCCAGCAACGGCCCGGTATTTTTCAAAGTGGACGGGTCGAGGTTCGGTCAGAACAGGACGATCAAACTGCTGACGGGATCAAAGTACAAAATTGAAGTTGTCGTCAAACCAGGGGCTATGGAGGCTAC TACGATGAGCGTAGGTGGCGCGAGCTTCCCTTTGGAACAGCAGTCCAAAGACCCCCATTCTGTGGTTTACAGCGGACAGTATGACACAGAGGGAGTTGTGCACACCAAAAGCGGGGAGAGGCAACCTGTTCAA TTCACTACAGCCGGGCTCTTTGAGACTGTGTGGCAGGTGAAATATTACAACTACCACAAGAGGGAGCACTGCCAATGGGGGAACAGCTTCGCCAGCATCGAGTACGAGTGCAAGCCCAATGAAACGCGGAGCCTGATGTGGATCAACAAGGAATTGTTCGTCTGA